A stretch of DNA from Pseudonocardia hierapolitana:
TCCTGGACGAGGGCCTGATCGACCCGCCCGGCATGTACCAGCTGTGCATGGGCATCCCGTACGGCGCCCCACCCGAGCCGGCCCTGCTGGCGGCCATGGCGGCGCAGATCCCGCCCGGCGTGGTGTGGGCATCGTTCGCCCTCGGCCGGATGCAGATGCCGTGGGTGGCGCAGTCGGTGCTGCTCGGCGGGCACGTGCGGGTGGGGCTGGAGGACAACCTCTACCTCGGGCGCGGCAACAAGGTCAGCAACGCGGCGCTCGTCGCCAACGCGGTCACGATCATCGAGGCGATGGGCGCCGAGGTCGCCACGTCGGACGAGGCGCGGGAGATCCTCTCCCTGCGGCCCCGCACATGACCGACCGCATCACTCCGGAGCGGGTCCGCACGGTCGCCTGCATCGGGGCCGGGGTGATCGGCGGCGGCTGGGTGGCCTACTTCCTGGCCCGCGGGTTCCGGGTGCGCGCCTGGGATCCCGCTGCCGACGCCGAGGCACGGCTGCGCACGCTCGTAGAGGCGGCCTGGCCCGCGCTCACGGAGCTGGGCCTCGCGCCCGGCGCGAGCGGGGACGACCTCACCGTCACCCGTGAGCTGGCCGAGGCCGTGGCCGGCGCGGACTACGTCCAGGAGAGCGCCCCTGAGCAGCTCGACCTCAAGCGCAGGCTGCTCGCCGACATCGACGCGGCCACGCCCGAGCACGTCGTCATCGGCTCGTCCACCTCCGGCTACGGCATGACCGAGATGGCGGTCGACGCCGTGGGCGGGCACCGGCTGGTCGTCGCGCACCCGTTCAACCCGCCGTACCTGATCCCGCTCGTCGAGGTCGTCGGGGGCAAGCGCACCGCGGCCGACGTCGTCACCTGGACCGCCGACTTCCTCCGGCACGTCGGCAAGTCGGTGATCGTCATGGACCGGGAGGTGCCCGGCTTCATCGCCAACAGGCTGCAGGAGGCGCTGTGGCGGGAAGCCCTGCACATGGTGGCGAACGGCGAAGCCACCCCCGAGCAGATCGACGCCTCGATCACCGAGGGCCCCGGCCTGCGCTGGGCCTTCCACGGGCCGATGCTCACCTTCCACCTGGCGGGCGGCCCCGGAGGCATGGCGCACATGCTCGACCACTTCGGGCCGTCGCTGCTGTCGCCCTGGACGCGCCTCGAAGCGCCCGAGCTCACGACGGAGCTGCGCGACAGCGTGGTGGCCGGCACCGAGGAGGAGGCCGCCGGGCGGACCATCGCCGACCTCGTGCGCGAGCGCGACCGCCTGCTCGTCGACGTGCTGCGGGTGCTCGGCAAGGTGCCCGATGGCGCCTGAGACCTCGCTGCAGCCCTGGCGCGAGGACGTCCGGCCGGAGTGGATCGACTACAACGGCCACCTGTCCGAGGCCTACTACGTGCTGGTGTTCGGGCACGCCACCGACGCCGTGATGTTCGGGCTCGGCATCGACCCGCCCGTCACGGGCACCTCGCTCTACACGGTCGAGGCGCATGTCCGCTACCTCGACCAGGTGCTGCCGGGGGCGCGGCTGGAGGTGCGGACCTCGGTGATCGGGGTGACCGCCAAGTTGCTCTGGCTCTGGCACGAGATGTGGTCCGACGGTCGGCTGCGCGCCACCGAGGAGGTGCTCACCGTGCACGTCGACGCCGGGGCCGGGCGGTCCAGCCCGTTCCCGGACGAGCTGCGCTGGCGACTCGAGGCGTTGCGGGTTCCGGTCCCCGAGCACGCCTCCCGGCGGATCGCGCCGGGG
This window harbors:
- a CDS encoding 3-hydroxyacyl-CoA dehydrogenase NAD-binding domain-containing protein, encoding MTDRITPERVRTVACIGAGVIGGGWVAYFLARGFRVRAWDPAADAEARLRTLVEAAWPALTELGLAPGASGDDLTVTRELAEAVAGADYVQESAPEQLDLKRRLLADIDAATPEHVVIGSSTSGYGMTEMAVDAVGGHRLVVAHPFNPPYLIPLVEVVGGKRTAADVVTWTADFLRHVGKSVIVMDREVPGFIANRLQEALWREALHMVANGEATPEQIDASITEGPGLRWAFHGPMLTFHLAGGPGGMAHMLDHFGPSLLSPWTRLEAPELTTELRDSVVAGTEEEAAGRTIADLVRERDRLLVDVLRVLGKVPDGA
- a CDS encoding thioesterase family protein; protein product: MAPETSLQPWREDVRPEWIDYNGHLSEAYYVLVFGHATDAVMFGLGIDPPVTGTSLYTVEAHVRYLDQVLPGARLEVRTSVIGVTAKLLWLWHEMWSDGRLRATEEVLTVHVDAGAGRSSPFPDELRWRLEALRVPVPEHASRRIAPG